The Desulfovibrio sp. genome segment AGATCGCTTGAACGCGCATGGTCGGCATAAACATCGGGGTCGGCCAGCTGGGCTTCCACGGTGCCCTGCTCTTCGAGCACCGCGGCAAACTCGGTTTCAAGCGCCTCGTACCTGCCCAGCAGGGGCTTCAGTTCCTTGTGCAGGGCGTTGCGCTTGTCGGCCTGCTCACGCTTGATGCGCTTCTGCTCATCACGAGAGAGAGGCTGCGCCAGCGGCGCTTCTTCCTGCTTGCCCCGTGTACCAGCCTGCCCGCCAAAGATGGAAGGCGCAAGCTCGTCGCCGCCAGTAGCGCTCTGCCGGGCGCGTCGGTTTTCATCGTAAGATGCAAAATCAGGAAAGACCGTCAGGCCTTTTTCGTTGAGTTCCCAAGCCTCTGCCCCCACCTGCGAGAGCAGCCAGCGGTCATGGGCAACCATGAGTAGGGTTCCGTTGAACTTTTGCAGTGCGCTTACCAGGGCTTCGCGGCTTTCAAGGTCAAGGTGGTTGGTGGGTTCGTCAAGCAGCAAAAAGTTGCAGCGCTTCAAAAACAGCGTACCAAGCACAAGGCGGCTTTTTTCACCGCCCGAAAGAGCGCTCACCTGCCTGTCAAAATACTCCTGCCCCAGCATAAAGAGGCCGAGCACGCTCATGAGCTCTTCTTCCGTGGTGCGCGGGTCAGAAAGACGGCGCAGCTCGGCGAGCACGGTGGTATCGCCGCGCAGGGTGTCCATCTGGTGCTGTGTGTAGTAGCCCATGCGCATCTGCGGAGCCGTGACCATGTTGCCGCCCCGCCGCTCGAGCGTACCAGCCAGCAGCTTGAGCAGCGTGGACTTGCCGCAGCCATTGTGCCCCACCAGGGCAACCCGCTGGCCCCTGTACAGGGCAAAGGTGAGCGGCGGCCACATGGTCTTGCCGTCTTCAAAACGAAAATCCAGATCAGCGGCGGACAGCACCACCTTTTCGCAGTGCGGGGCCTCGGGCCAGCTGAAATTCAGCTCCTTGCGCTTGGGTTCTGGCCTGTAGTCTTCCAGCTCTTTTTCCAGCTTCTTGGCCATCTTCTGGCGCGAACCGGCCTGTCTGGCCTTGGTGGCCTTGGCGCGAAAACGCTCCACAAAAGCCATCTTGCGGTCAAGGTCTTCCTTGAGGGCACGGGCCTCGCGCTCGCGCTGGGCATTGTATTCTTCCTGCAGCGCCAGAAACTGCGTGTAGGTTGCCTTGCGGAATACGGGTTTGGACAGGCCGAGGTACAGAACGTGCGTACCCACCTTGTCCATAAAGATACGGTCGTGGGCCACAAAGACCAGCGCACCCTTGAAGTCCATGAGAAAAGCTTCGAGCCATTCCACGGCTTCCACATCAAGGTGGTTGGTGGGTTCGTCGAGCAGCAGCACGTCGGCACCGGCGGTGAGTACGCGGGCCAGCTTGGCACGTTCGCGCCAGCCGCCGGAAAGTTCGCGCAGGGTGCGGCCCCACTTGCTTTCGGCAAAGCCGAGACCAGAGAGCACGGCCTTGGCCCGGTGCTCCGGGTTGTAGCCATAAAGCGCCTCAAGCTCACCCTGACGGTGCATGAGGGAGGTCAGGCGCCCTTCGTCCTTCGCTGCGGCGGCTTCTTCCCACTCTGACCAAAAATCGCTCCAGTCGTGCAGCACGTCGAGCACATAGGTCAGCAGCGGGGTTTCCAGAGCCGATTCTGAAAGCTCCTGCTCCACAAAGCCAAGGCGGCACCCCTTGGGCAAGATCACCCTGCCGCCATCGGCGCTTTCAACACCGGCAAGCAGACGCAACAGGGTGGATTTGCCTGTTCCGTTGGGACCACAAACGCACAGGCGCACGCCGGAATCCACTTCCAGCGAAAAATTGCTGAGAATATCCCTGCCGCCAAACGCCTTGGAAAGTTCCTGTATCGTTATCTTCACAACCAGCCCTCTCGGCGGTAGCCCTCGATGGCTTCGGTCATGCCCGCCTCAAGGTTCACGCGTGGTGCAAAGCCCAGCTCGGCGCAGATGCGGCTGTTGTCGCACAGCCACCCCGCCTGACGGGCCTCGCGGTATTTATCAAGATTCCATGCCGGGGCGCGCCGCAGGCCATGCCCCAAAAGGCGGTTGACCACAGCATCGCCCACCACGGCAAAGGCCGTGGAAATCCCGGCAGTACAAGCCATCACCGGCAAGGGCATACGTATGATACGCACCTTGCGTGCTGCTCTTCCCAGCACTTTATCCATGGCCGCACCCATACCCTGGCAAAAGCCCGACATGGTGTAGGCCTCACCGTCGCTCAGATGGTAAACCCCACGGGCTTCGGGCCTGCAGGCGCACAAGACGGCCTGCGCCATGTCGGTGGCGTGCAGGGCGCTGACGTAAAACTCGCGCCCGGCACCGGGGCTCACTGCGATGGCGGCCTTCTGCACACCCTTGAAAACGGGCAGCAGGCCCTTGTCGCCCGAGCCGTAGATAATGGGCGGGCGCAGAGTTACAAGACTCTGCCCAAGGGCGCGGCCAAGCACCTGTTCTGTAAGCATCTTTGACCAGCCGTAGGCAGAAACCGGCGCGGCTGGGGTGGCGTCGTTCACCCCCGGTGCAACCCCGCTGGGCCCTGTAGCCGCAAGGCTTGAAACCAGCACAAAACGGAAATCATCCCCCAGCCCGCCCTCGGCAGACAGACGGGAAAGCGCACTGCCAAGACTGCGGGCGGCAAGGGCGTTGGCGCGCAGGTAGTCCTGCCAGCCAAGGCCAAACAGCAGGGCCGCCATGTGGATGACCACATCCTTGCCCTGCAGGGCCTGCTCCAGCCCAGCGCCCGTGGTAAGGTCGGCCTGTGCCGTGGCAACGCCCTGCGGCAGATGTCCGGTGCGCGAAACCGCGCGCGTGAGGCAGGTAACCTCGGCACCCGTCGCCAGCAGCTGCGGCAGCAGATGACGGCCCACAAAACCAGTGCCGCCCGTAAGCAGCACTTTTTTTCCCGCCAGATGCGGGGCCATACTGTTGCCTGCCGTCACGGTCATGGCTGAATCTCCCGGCGATAGATGCGGTAACGCTTGTTAAGCCGACCCGAAAAATCTTCCAGCAGTTCGTTGACCGCCACGTTATCTTCAAGCACCCACGAACCTTCGACCCACTGAAAATCGGGCTTCTGACGGGCTTTTTCCATCATATAGTCGAGCAGCAGCAGGGGCAGCCCCATGAGCCGGAATTCTTCGCGAATGCCAAAGAGGATCGTACGGTAACCGCCGCGAATTTCCGCGCGCGACTGCCACCAGTGCCACAGGGTGGATATGCCCAGTTTGCCCTTGATCCGCCGCAACAGCGGTGCCAGGTCAGGCAGGGCAACCATACCCGCCGCAGGCTCGTCGTTGTGGAAGAACAACACAAAAAATTCCGGATCCAGAACACCTTTAAGCTCTTTGACGTGTTGCTCGGCCTCGCCGTCTGAAAGGGGAGAAAATCCCCAGTTTTTGGCCCACGAAACCTTGTACAGGTCCAGCATGATGCGGATGTCTTCGGCAAGCGTCGCCTTGCTGGACGTGCGGCAGGTAAAGCGGCCCTCGGCCTTGAGGCGGGTCACTTCCTCATTGAGCCATTCTGGCGGCGAAAAGTGCGAACGCTCCATCAGATAGGCAAAAAGATCCTGCTCCTTGCGCATATGCCAGCCCTCAAGCAACTCGGCATAATAGGGAGGGTTCCAGGGCATCATGATGGTGGGGGCCAGCTCAAAACCGTCCACCAGCAGACCGCAGGTGTAGTTGGCCGAAGGGTTCAGCGGCCCGCGCATAAAGCTCATGCCCTGTGCGGCCAGCCAGTCGCGCGCGGCATCAAGCAGGGCGTGGGCGGCCTCCCGGTCGTTGACGCATTCAAAAAAGCCAAATGCCCCGCATTTTTCATTGGCGTAGGCATTGTATTTTTCGTCCACGATGGCAGCTATGCGGCCCACGGGCTGCCCATCGCGCAAAACCAGAAACAGTTCGCGCCGGGCGCTTTCCCAGAAGGGATGTTTACCGGGCGTAAGCAGCTCCGCATCCTGACTTTTGAGGCCGGGGGTCCACAAGGGGCTGTGCTCATAGATGCTCCACGGCAAATCCATGAACTGGGCAAATTCCTGCTTTGAGCGGGCGGGGATAACGGTAAGCGACATGGCTAATCCAGATTCAGGCTGCCGCGGAAGGCGTCAAGGTCTTCGATGCCCAGCCTTTCGCAGGCAGCGGAAAGTTCCTCTGCCAGGGCAAAGGCACAGTCGGGTCGCATAAAGTTGCCCGTACCCACCTGCACCGCGCTTGCGCCCACCAGCAGAAATTCCAGTGCGTCTTCGGCCGTCACAATGCCGCCAATGCCGACAACGGGAATCTTCACGGCCCTGGCCACCTGCCACACGCAGCGCAGGGCCACGGGTTTGATGGCCGGACCGGAAAGCCCGCCCACCACGTTGGCCAGCGAAGGCTTGCGGCTGTGCAGATCAACAGACATGCCGAGCAGCGTGTTGATGCACGAAACGCTGTCCGCGCCCGCGTCTTCCACGCTGCGGGCCATGAGAGCGATGTCGGTCACGTTGGGCGAAAGCTTAATCATCACGTGCTTGCCCGGCGCCGCACGGCGCACGGCCGCAGTAACCTGCGCCGCCAGAACAGGGTCCTGCCCGAACAGCACACCCCCTTCCTTCACGTTGGGGCACGAAACATTGACCTCAAGCGCGGCCACGCCTTCTTCTTCGTTCAGGCGGGCGGCCAGCTCGGCAAATTCATCAATAGAACCTGCGTAAATATTGGCTATAACGGCGGTTTCCTGCCAAGGCAGGCGAGGCAGCTTGGTGTTGCAAAAATTTTCCACACCGTCGTTTTGCAGGCCCACGGCATTGAGCATGCCCGCCGTGGTTTCCACAATGCGCGGGGTTGCGTTGCCCTGACGCGGCAACAGCGAGAGCCCCTTGACCACCATGCCGCCAAGCGCGGAAAGATCGCCGTAAGTGGCAAATTCAAGCCCGTAGCCGAAAGTACCTGAAGCCGTGAGCACAGGGTTCTTGAGGGTCAGATCGTGGGTCTGCCCCTTGAGCGTGACGGAAAGATCCATGCCGCATTCTCCAGATTGCCGGCAACCGGCTTTTTATGCGTGGCTTTGCCAGAGGGCCCATGCCGCGCATGCTGAAACGCGCCCACCATTTGCGGTGCGG includes the following:
- a CDS encoding ABC-F family ATP-binding cassette domain-containing protein, whose translation is MKITIQELSKAFGGRDILSNFSLEVDSGVRLCVCGPNGTGKSTLLRLLAGVESADGGRVILPKGCRLGFVEQELSESALETPLLTYVLDVLHDWSDFWSEWEEAAAAKDEGRLTSLMHRQGELEALYGYNPEHRAKAVLSGLGFAESKWGRTLRELSGGWRERAKLARVLTAGADVLLLDEPTNHLDVEAVEWLEAFLMDFKGALVFVAHDRIFMDKVGTHVLYLGLSKPVFRKATYTQFLALQEEYNAQREREARALKEDLDRKMAFVERFRAKATKARQAGSRQKMAKKLEKELEDYRPEPKRKELNFSWPEAPHCEKVVLSAADLDFRFEDGKTMWPPLTFALYRGQRVALVGHNGCGKSTLLKLLAGTLERRGGNMVTAPQMRMGYYTQHQMDTLRGDTTVLAELRRLSDPRTTEEELMSVLGLFMLGQEYFDRQVSALSGGEKSRLVLGTLFLKRCNFLLLDEPTNHLDLESREALVSALQKFNGTLLMVAHDRWLLSQVGAEAWELNEKGLTVFPDFASYDENRRARQSATGGDELAPSIFGGQAGTRGKQEEAPLAQPLSRDEQKRIKREQADKRNALHKELKPLLGRYEALETEFAAVLEEQGTVEAQLADPDVYADHARSSDLLKTFEACKQRSEAILEEMTVLEDNMAATRAKWNVDQD
- a CDS encoding NAD(P)-dependent oxidoreductase, whose product is MTVTAGNSMAPHLAGKKVLLTGGTGFVGRHLLPQLLATGAEVTCLTRAVSRTGHLPQGVATAQADLTTGAGLEQALQGKDVVIHMAALLFGLGWQDYLRANALAARSLGSALSRLSAEGGLGDDFRFVLVSSLAATGPSGVAPGVNDATPAAPVSAYGWSKMLTEQVLGRALGQSLVTLRPPIIYGSGDKGLLPVFKGVQKAAIAVSPGAGREFYVSALHATDMAQAVLCACRPEARGVYHLSDGEAYTMSGFCQGMGAAMDKVLGRAARKVRIIRMPLPVMACTAGISTAFAVVGDAVVNRLLGHGLRRAPAWNLDKYREARQAGWLCDNSRICAELGFAPRVNLEAGMTEAIEGYRREGWL
- a CDS encoding dihydroorotate dehydrogenase, with the translated sequence MDLSVTLKGQTHDLTLKNPVLTASGTFGYGLEFATYGDLSALGGMVVKGLSLLPRQGNATPRIVETTAGMLNAVGLQNDGVENFCNTKLPRLPWQETAVIANIYAGSIDEFAELAARLNEEEGVAALEVNVSCPNVKEGGVLFGQDPVLAAQVTAAVRRAAPGKHVMIKLSPNVTDIALMARSVEDAGADSVSCINTLLGMSVDLHSRKPSLANVVGGLSGPAIKPVALRCVWQVARAVKIPVVGIGGIVTAEDALEFLLVGASAVQVGTGNFMRPDCAFALAEELSAACERLGIEDLDAFRGSLNLD